From Parambassis ranga unplaced genomic scaffold, fParRan2.1 scaffold_31_arrow_ctg1, whole genome shotgun sequence:
tgtgtgtgtgtgtgtggtgtgatcCCATCAGCTGTTGACTGGGAAGAGGATGCAGTAAGTGGGAGGATTGATAAATGGACACATCAGGgcctcctcctcagtcacacTATTTAACTGCTGAGAGTAAACTTGTTAGGAGTCACTTGTGGCGTTAGTCCAGCGGCTCACTACGGTCACTCCGGGTGTGTCGGCCAGAGCACTAACTTTAGGATGAACTTCCTGAGGTATGTCCTTCTGTGCTGTCcaaagagaggaggcagaggccGGATGACTGATTTATTTGGCGTCCGCATTCTCACATGGCAATTATATAGTCAAAACACAAACTAACAGAACAATGTAGCGTAGTAGAAACTTAAATACAGCAGATTAACaacatgtatacatatacacatatacacctACGCACAGACCACTGGCCCAAGGgcgctgctagctgctagctgctagctgtatGTTACTCTGCAGACACCATGCACTGGAAAAGTCAGGTCACCAGTCCTTCTCTACAAAACTTGTATTAACAGAACTCACATGGCTTCTTCAACCCTCATCTTCTGTTTGTAGCAGGCTGTCCCCACATAACTAGCATGGTCCTCCTGCAGGAGGCTGGAACATTAACACAAACGTTGTCGGGACCCAAGCGTGTACACTtcataaaaagttttttttaattatttctaatattttatgtttatatgcTTTATGTATTTCATAACCTACGattggaaaaacacaaaatatgcaatatttaaaaaaattgagGTGCCAAGAGGGTTACTTGGTATAAGGCCATTACAGCCTTGATAATTGATAACAATAATagattttgatgcattattattattgaagtAATAAgagattatttttaaaaatgaaaactttttACCCTTAGGCTCCAAACAGGTCCCTCCCTTTCATAAAAGTGTGATAAAAATGTTACACACAGGTATGTTTTATCACTGCATCCATtgtttaaaacacagagagagagagagacctgcatGAGAAATATATTTTCTAACCACCAACGTCACTCGTTTGTACACAGAGTCCATACTGGAATATTGGATgaattttcacacacactcatttattaACAGAttcatttctctttctctcacacagtaTATTCAGCCACTTTCTAACCTCTCTTTTAcactcttcacacacactgagaccaTTTTTGTGGTGTTCAGCTATTTTAATTCTTGCATTCTGCAAGATAAGAGATCTAggccttattattattattattataattattattataattattatttatggcATACGTTCAGGTCTATGAGGTGGAAACAGGACAGTATAACATAAattgaaaaattaaaaattaaagaaaattacaaaaaaacatcttgacCAAGTTTCACACATTTAGCCTTTGAACTGACGATATTTTAAGAaacgaaaacaaaaaaaccctaAATGTACACGTTCAGGCCCAAACAAGCCCCGAGGGTTAACGACCCAAAGACACTACTACACCTTCTGTGGGACCCTTCAGGCAAAGCTAACGTGCCGACAAGCAGAACCTACTGGGTCACTGCAAATATCCTCTGTGCAGAGCAGGAACTCAGAGCATCAAGCAGCAGCTGACATGTAACTTTGAGTATATACTGTACTTCACTTCCATGGGCGTCGCAGCCGTGGGAGATGTGGGGAATGTGACACCTACACCTTTtctaaaatcacatttcatcCCCCACAGTTTTTGGAGATGTAACATATTTAAACAGCCCATGTGCACAGAAAGACGTCTGAGAAAGGGAATGAACGACCCCACAGAGCGGTGGAGAAGACTCCCTGTCTCTGattgtgcacacatacaggagGCAACGCACATTGGTCAAGGtagcttgagtgacagaccttacagccaatcacagcgcaCCCGCCAGTTAGCGGTTTAAGGACCTGGACTctgtgacagaggtgtgtcagaggaggacgtggtccaaagtaaagaccatactggactgtccctctgacccgctccacactgtgctgaccagctacaggagctcgttcagcaacagactccgactcccatgatgcaccgctgagagacacaggaagtcattcctgtctccatcaaactactgaactctgaactgtgacagttctcagacactgtacattcatactggttcattcatgtcctgctctttactgtaaaatatgttgtttggatacaactcagggatttaaatgctgtctaggtatttagatatttattatatatttaaatggcatactaaataaaggaattctgattatATCTGAATATATTTCTTCAACTTATCAATACGTGGTGTACTGAACAGAATGTAGGTGAATTGTAAGAATATGAGTGAGTGGCATAAATAGCTTACAGTGTTGATGTTGGAAGGTGTAGATATCTGTAGATATCTGTAGCTAATGCACACTTTTCTAAAGCTTGCTGCACCCCTGTTCACTGCAGACAAGAGGCTGTCCAGCTGCTTCATCAGAAGGAGACGGGGCGGAGGATTCGGGGGAGGAGTGAAGGCTGCTCTTCATCTGGCATCTTTTAAAGATCACCAGACCAACAGCAAGGATCAGACCAACAGAAGCGATGGCTCCAACAATCagtccaacatgtcctccactgctcctgtcctcctctcctcccccgctgtgtgcttctgtgtgacctgcagagcagaaagagctgTGATCAGTCTGAAGAacatcacactgctgtcagacatcatctgctgccacacacacacacacacacacacacacacacacacacacacacacacagacacacaccttgaactacagacagactgacagtctTGATGGGTTCATTCTCTAAAAGAACGCCTCTCTTCCTGCGGGTTGTTCCTTCCTGGACGACTCTGCACTCATATGTCCCGCTGTCCTCAGTCGTCACATTCTTCAGGATCAGAGACACGTCTCCATCCTCCTTCCATCCCTCCTTCAGCTCCACCCGACCCCTAAAAGATGGAAGCTGCTGTGCTGAGTCAGGTCGATTATTTCGATTCAGCAGGACGTATCCTTCTgtctccaggtcggctctgctCCACTGTACAACTATGATGTTGGTCCTCTGTGTAGCTCTACAGGACAGAGTGACAGTCTGTCCAGTCTCAGCTGTGATTTCTGAATGGGAACAGAGCAGAGAAGTTAAGGGGTTAAACTGAGTCACATCCACAGCAGCGTCAGACAGaatctatacacacacacacatgattacCATTCCAATCGTTCGTGGTGGTTTCCTGACAGCAATACATGAACAGGGGAGTTGTGGTGAGCAATGGTGGCAATAATGCTGTCTTTAAGGGCCGTTACTGGAATAGAGCATGGAAGGGGTTCTAAACTAATCCCCGCTTGGACAGCTAATTCCTGATCTATGAGGCTCTGCTCAGGCCCCCAAATCCACTAGGGCTCGGACAGAAAATTTGTCCCCCTTTAGTACCAAGTGGCTCAACTCTCGCGATGATCTTCCAGCTGACGGCCATACAGACGGTTGTCCAGGCGGATGGTCAGGGTAATTAATTCCTCCGGGGTCCCTGGTAGTTTTTAAGGTGACAGGCGGTCCTTTATGGTGGGTCAACCCTGTAATATAAGCGTCGAACCACGTCTTCTCGTtgacaacaagaagaaggacaacaccaggcggagaaagaacatctccattccatatgtgtcaggagtatcagagaaactccgcaggatcttcaacaaccatgacatcccggtccatttcaaacctatgacaacactgagacagagactggttcacctgaaggatcagactcccagggagaaacagcaatgtgatatatgcagtccagtgcagtgaggaatgttctgatctgtacattggagaaactaaacaaccactccacagaagaatggctcagcacaggagagccacctcctcaggacaagactcagctgttcacctccacctcagggcaaaggacactcctttgaggacaacaacgttcacattttagacagggaggaaaggtggtatgaaagaggagtcaaggaagcatctatgttaagctggaaaaaccttcccttaacagaggtggtggcctcagacatcatctttctaccacatacaatgcagtgattccatccattcccaggaagtttgcacatactcacagtaagaacaaagggctgtcaaccagtccccctccggcagtttcatagtcgttagccagtcgttagactcacctggcccagtcagccagaacatcacaggtaagtatggaaacatttagtgctattgtttgtaagttttttagttttacccagacccacccactgaggtctgtgaccacatataaaccatgtttcccaccaacagttagaactgatgaagctgctggatgagcagagaaacgtcttctagaaaactctacaagtccagacgcctcgcttcaactgctctacgtatgatgacctggatgactgagaatcttcatcaacatgacttTAAGTATAcgtttttttcatcctttggctgggtatgcgacttatactcaggtgcgacttgtATATTGAAATACAGTTAGCTACctttgtgtcctgacgtcccatcaCTAATATAACGGCAGCTgtcctgtccctctcctgacagtTCTCTTCCACTTCCAGCtggtccacactttgcattctgagcagaggtgacgcgcacgttcatggaacTGAGCCTCAggcctcacctggcaacaaggaattctatttcctgattggtcgataggtcgctaattctaGACAGCTACAGTGCACAGTAGTCTGCTGATGTTTATAGGAGTTCCTGTGTGGTGAAGCTGATCATTTCTCcgcgtgaggacttgttgaaatgtgtgtctcactctcaatgccctgcagccgcaccacttagaggaattcaggaggcaacgttatgctaaaaacgtagtgatggcagaactttttctctcaaggctgtgcatCACCCGTGCTGTGATTGGTCTGAATTTATTGTGGGTGTGATGAATGTGATGAAGCCAAGAGGTTCTTcaggtgagaacacacagacagaaggaggaagcacagcgaccatggacagtttagatgagcagctgcaaacagctgctggaaggagaaacacggcgcacagagagcgtctgtccacaaggtggcgataaaaaactaatcccagtattgatcacggtgttacagcggCTGGCGCACagtaaacaccgggagacgggatgtgttattgcagacagtcatccacacgttcacagagttaaactcacacagaccagaggtctgctacagtcagctgctcTGATCTGTTCCATCGCAGTAAATTCCTCTGCTAGTGTGCATACACTCATAAGACACTTAGCAGCTTTGTCTTGgacattcttttatttaaataaagcaattttacatttaaaaaaaagaattaatgaaacaaatacaaaaataaactgaacagttaataaagtatttgtgaTTCTGATGTGCAACACAGAGATGACAAGTGTCCTCCTGTGGACTGCTCCAAGAGATGCTGCGATACCTGAGGAATGTCTTCCTGTGACACCACCCTGACAGAGAGCTGCTCCTTCAGACTCAGGTCAGGGTGCAGTCTGAGGTGATGGAGAAATGTCACAACATGTTGGATTATTTTAGAACTGATGGACTCTATCAGGTCATTTTGGGTCGTTTTGCCAAGATAATGTACATGACCGCCAGCTCCACCTTCCACTACTGGAGCAACAGCAGGTCCACTTGATGCTGCTggtcagtgctgggtggtgctgctgaggtggaggtgacagcaGGTCCGCTtggtgctgctgcatcagtgctgggtggtgctgaggtggaggtgacagcaggtcccttggtgctgctgcatcagtgctgggtggtgctgaggtggaggtgacagcaGGTCCGCTtggtgctgctgcatcagtgctgggtggtgctgaggtggaggtgacagcaGGTCCGCTtggtgctgctgcatcagtgctgggtggtgctgaggtggaggtgacagcaGGTCCGcttggtgctgctgaggtggaggtgacagcaGGTCCGCTTGGTGCTGCTGCATCTGTCAgggggttgtgagacggaggacacaaatgcagacttagccggaggtgaaagcaaactcagagTTTTATTGCAggctaggttcggtacacagaagttcagtccacgaggcagaggtatcccagagggcacaggcaaaaaccagtggtcaaagtccaaagcagtaatcggtacacaggagttcagtccacgaggcaaaGGTAACACAAAGGGCGAAGGCAACGAACAGTAGTCTGATCaaaacaggtgatacacagGAACTCACTCAGAAAAcccactggggaaatcacaagagcggaaggcTGCCCGGACGGCTGTGTCACAGGAcaactcacaaaacgaactggcaacaagagggaggaaacacacagacttcacacacaggagggggaagacaactggacacaggtgaagcacattagggtaatcacaggagggggaagggagcacacatgaggaaggggaagtaacagacctgaaacacaagggggagatcagtttcaaaataaaacaggaagtgactagtaaaactaaacctaatacaaacaggaaatgaactacaaaataaaagacctggctgaaaccatgacagcatcagtgctgggtggtgctgctcaGCAGCGCCTCTGAAGACAGaagtctaataataaacacatgatttCAAGAATGAAATAACATGAATAATATAAATTCCTGAAACACCTGGAGACACATGCATGATGCAGACTACTGTATAACACACAGTATAATATGTATACACAGTATAATATGTATAACACACAGTATAATATGTATAACACGCAGTGAACTGACATGTGATAAACAcacataatataaataatatgaactgtaacacaacaaacagatgAGCATGTAAATGAACTCTATAGAGCTGCTGGATAGATCTCATGTTACAGGAGTGACATGACCGTTTCCATAACAACCAGGCCGTCCATACCATTAGCTGATATATGGCTATTGATTGACTAGCAAAGCATGCTATGCTAATCGTTCATGACGTCATCAATCATCGTTCTGCAATATcctgtcagtgacatcatctttACTGTAACAttacctctgtctctgtgctgctttcctcctctcctctcctcctcccctgacGTCAGACAGCCAGGGTTCCAGATCTGAAGACAGTTTCCAGCCCAAACTGAACGTAAAACCCGCCCCATGTGAAACAAACCAGCCCAAATCACAGCCTCCAGAATCTTAATGTTCACACTGCCATATGCAAGAAAAACACGTCAAATCACTAAGAAACAAGCAAAGAGTGCAatcaggcagcagcacagactgaccgCCTTCCTGATGAATGCGTCACATGAATGCTTTAACCCTTCACTCGCTGACCAGCAGGATTTCATGTGCCATGAACTGATGTGGACCAATGTGATGCCACTGGACTGATAATATGATGGGAGGACAGTACCCACGGGCCTGAGTCACCGCTCCTGAAAACAGCTGAGTCCACGCGCGTGCACATGGATGCGTCTGGCAGCTGATGCACTTTAGAGACAGAACAGAGTCTCCATGCAGAGACAGCGTcagaaataacaaaaaagaacacacactcaccgtCAGCGGCCGCCGGCAGACAGACGCCCAGCAGGACGCCGAGGAGCGCCGCAGATGTCACAGCGCGCATCGCTCCGGCTTTGGGTCCTTGCAGGGTAAAGTCTGGATGAGCAGTGGACCAGCAGCACGGGGCGGGGTAGGTTTGCAGAGCTGTTCTTGTAAATCACGTGACTGCTAAAAGGTGCCGCAGAGCACTTACCCTGCTGGAAGCGCTGATCTGACCTGAGTATTTCCACACATTACGATGCTGAACGTCGAGTGGTCCGCTGACTTTCACTTGCTGGGATCCTTTCagttcttcttgttcttctgccCACACTTGAAACTGCCCGGCTGACACTTAAGGATGAGAGGGACAACTCAAGATCTCTTCCTTTGTTTAGAAGCCGGTTTTAAATTATAGGTTGATaaaatcatccatccattctaACTGCTCTCATTCATGTAGCGGTGGACAAAAAGCAGGCTGGGGGTCACTTCTCACTGTATGGAGAGAAtgtgcagaggtcagaggtcagaggcgGGATGACATGCATCATACTCCTCACCTTCATGTCTGGGTGACAGACGTATTCAGTCATGTAGTGTCCAGAAAGCACacatcgccccctgctggccagcTATGATGGAGCTGGGTAGGAGCTATGACAGTCTTCACCATAGATATGAACTGTGATCCATATTCAgtggtctctctctgtctgtctctgtctctctctctctctgtctctgtctctctctctctctctgtctctct
This genomic window contains:
- the LOC114430887 gene encoding uncharacterized protein LOC114430887, with product MRAVTSAALLGVLLGVCLPAAADEITAETGQTVTLSCRATQRTNIIVVQWSRADLETEGYVLLNRNNRPDSAQQLPSFRGRVELKEGWKEDGDVSLILKNVTTEDSGTYECRVVQEGTTRRKRGVLLENEPIKTVSLSVVQGHTEAHSGGGEEDRSSGGHVGLIVGAIASVGLILAVGLVIFKRCQMKSSLHSSPESSAPSPSDEAAGQPLDSSVPVRGKCPRDSSVPVRGKCPQDSSVPVRGKCPRDSSVPVRGKCPQDSSVPVRVSIFRVNGGKVAEAAASEEEHKLSNSNREEVRKTMKNKSKTLLLVSTLKCGDTWGFTRQAEVLKKAADEEVHRDRASSEYVC